One Cyclopterus lumpus isolate fCycLum1 chromosome 7, fCycLum1.pri, whole genome shotgun sequence DNA window includes the following coding sequences:
- the ptk6b gene encoding protein-tyrosine kinase 6b, translating into MGECLQKACPCLDVLWQRIFSEKKPPPGAVVSAPAPSTSSSPVAPPDTVPEKGSVYRALWSFESRHPDELSFQEGDLFNVINRSGDWWTARKIEKNGRVLETGIVPKNYLDRAESLQMQQWYFGSMNRFEAQGHLLGPENDHRAFLIRQSEKDGVGYVLSVRSSSQVKHFKVLKTDESFFHVEYNKKFSSLIDLVEYYCANSLNNTGTLGNPCKRKRPNTQDLNHFTVDEWELPKEEFTLEEELGSGYFADVYRGSWKNHINVAIKIIKSDSELNHREFQREVQILKSLRHRHLISLFAICTASAPYYIITELMEKGSLLSFLRGPEGQHQDIASLIDMGAQVADGMSYLEEQNSIHRDLAARNVLVGENYICKVADFGLARVIKEPFYITEDKKIPYKWSAPEAISHGKFSNKSDVWSFGVLLYEILTYGSAPYPAFSNQETYQQVTNGYRMPAPPTCPSSLYKIMLECWSAEPADRPDFKSLKLKLDSSSYEME; encoded by the exons ATGGGTGAGTGTCTGCAAAAAGCTTGCCCATGTCTGGACGTACTATGGCAGAGGATTTTCAGCGAAAAAAAGCCTCCTCCTGGAGCAGTTGTGTCCGCACCGGCGCCGTCTACCTCATCGAGTCCTGTAGCCCCGCCGGACACAGTGCCCGAGAAAGGCTCCGTCTACAGGGCGCTCTGGTCGTTTGAATCCCGGCACCCGGACGAGCTGTCGTTCCAGGAGGGAGACCTGTTCAATGTCATCAACCGCAGCGGAGACTGGTGGACCGCGCGGAAGATCGAAAAGAACGGGCGCGTCCTGGAGACCGGGATCGTGCCCAAAAACTACCTGGACCGGGCCGAGTCGCTACAAATGCAACA GTGGTATTTTGGTTCAATGAACCGCTTTGAGGCCCAAGGCCACCTGCTGGGACCAGAAAATGACCACAGAGCTTTCCTCATCCGGCAAAGTGAGAAAGACGGTGTTGGATACGTTCTTTCAG TGAGATCAAGCAGCCAGGTGAAGCATTTCAAGGTCCTCAAAACAGATGAAAGTTTTTTTCACGTGGAATACAACAAGAAATTCAGCTCTCTGATCGACTTGGTGGAGTACTACTGCGCCAACAGCCTGAACAACACCGGCACACTGGGAAACCCGTGCAAGAGG AAAAGGCCCAACACCCAAGATTTGAATCATTTTACAGTGGACGAGTGGGAGCTCCCGAAAGAGGAGTTcaccctggaggaggagctgggtAGTGGATACTTCGCTGACGTCTACCGGGGAAGTTGGAAAAATCACATTAATGTCGCCATCAAGATCATAAAAAGTG ACTCTGAGTTGAACCACCGAGAATTTCAGAGGGAAGTTCAGATTCTGAAGAGTCTACGCCATCGCCACCTCATCTCTCTGTTTGCTATCTGCACGGCCTCAGCCCCTTACTACATCATCACTGAGCTGATGGAGAAAGGCAGCCTGCTCAGTTTCCTCAGAG GTCCAGAGGGGCAGCATCAAGACATTGCATCACTCATTGACATGGGTGCCCAGGTGGCTGATGGGATGTCATACCTGGAGGAGCAGAACAGCATCCACAGAGATTTGGCTGCTCGAAATGTCCTGGTGGGGGAGAACTACATCTGTAAGGTGGCTGACTTTGGACTGGCCCGAGTGATCAAG GAGCCGTTCTACATCACAGAAGATAAAAAGATTCCCTACAAGTGGAGCGCTCCTGAGGCCATCAGCCACGGGAAGTTCTCCAACAAGTCAGACGTCTGGTCTTTTGGTGTCTTGCTCTATGAGATTTTGACCTATGGAAGCGCTCCTTACCCAG CCTTCAGCAACCAGGAAACATACCAGCAGGTTACCAACGGGTACAGGATGCCAGCTCCGCCCACgtgtccctcctccctctacaAAATCATGCTGGAATGTTGGAGCGCCGAGCCTGCCGACAGGCCAGACTTTAAGTCCCTCAAGCTCAAACTGGACAGCAGTTCCTACGAGATGGAATGA
- the ppdpfb gene encoding pancreatic progenitor cell differentiation and proliferation factor B — MASIPAGGSLVATTDYYRRRIGSTSSSSSCGSSEYSGEVIPHHPGLPKQDSGHWWSSFFFGKQPGMTPLTEEAQQKAGVQGAVTNGQITCVAKEMVMQRQVSESSDTGSPTSS, encoded by the exons ATGGCATCCATTCCAGCAGGCGGTTCTCTCGTGGCGACCACTGACTACTACCGCA ggcgCATCGGTTCTACATCCAGTAGCAGCTCTTGTGGCAGTTCGGAGTACAGTGGCGAGGTCATCCCTCAccatccag GACTCCCCAAGCAGGACTCTGGACATTGGTGGTCCAGTTTCTTCTTTGGGAAGCAGCCAGGGATGACCCCACTGACTGAGGAGGCACAGCAGAA GGCGGGGGTCCAAGGTGCAGTGACAAATGGTCAGATCACGTGCGTTGCCAAGGAGATGGTGATGCAACGCCAGGTGAGTGAGAGCAGCGACACAGGAAGCCCCACATCCTCCTGA